GGTCGCGTGGCGGACGACGTTTGTCATGTGCGGGCGGACTTGGGGACGGCACACGACCGCGTGCCCCATTTCGTCCCTGGCCCTATTGGTGGGGACTAGGTGTGCCGCGCCTCCTTGGTGCGGAGGGGGCAACTTCTCTGTTTCGCTTCTCGATCGCAAGGTGAAAACccctctcctctctttctctctctctctctttctctcacacacatacacacaaccccTGCGCTCCCTTTAGAAGCACAGGGGTTTACGACTGGGGgaagaaagagagcgagagacCAAGGGGGAGTAAAGCGGCGATCGGACGGGGCGATTTTCGTGGGAACGCTCGTGGCGCTTAACTGGTCGCACGCCGCCTCTACCCTCTTGTTCGTGTCCGTGCGAGATTTTGCAAAATCTGGGAACGTGGCGCCACTCGCTGCACGTTGGCGTCGTGTACGTCGATGAGCGTTACTGGCGCTTACCGAATCGGACGAGGAAGAGGAAAGCGGTCGAATCTGTCAGAGAAAACTGATCTCGCGGATCGGTCCTTAAATTAGCGTGAAATCGCTTTGCTGGTTGAGCTATCTCTCGACGCGACTCCCACGGTTGCCAGGACTCGCGAACGCTCGCTTACCGAGCTACGAAGGGTGGCCGGCTACGAGGGAGGGTGCGATCACGATAGAACGTTCTCACGCAGCAATCGCACGCGGCACGCGCTCGTACGATTATCGGTGGCTCTATGGGAACCAAGTCGACTAATCGTGCGTCCCGTCGTTGACTTTTTATCGTCGATTCGCCGACTATTCGTCGGATCCGAAAGAACGAAAATTCCTCTTTGTATTCTTCGGCTAACGAGATCAGAATATCCGAACTTTCGGCAATTCGGCGATGCCTTGTACGCGAACTAATTCGAAAGACCGCCGTCGCGATTGGCGCGTCGTTCGCGATCGAGAAAGCTCGATCGATACTCTGGCAGAGTTCTAGCGCGATATTCCGTGTCGCTCTGTGGATAGGAGAAGGCCGTCGAAATCGAAGCAAAGTATTTCACCGTCGCTTCCGGGCTGCACGCGACTCGTGCACGTGAAGTCGCGTGTCCCGAATCTTGTCGCTCGTGTACGCTCGTGTTGCTCTGAACGGGCACCGCGCCGTGACTTGGCGCGTTAGCGGTCGCTCCTTCTTCGACTTACGCTGTCCATTTCGAAGAGGTTGCCGCCTGATTTTTACACGCTTCTATCCACGCTTCTATCCACCACGAGCGAAACTAGTAGGGATAATTTTACAGGAGGACCTTCGCTCGTTTCGgcctacaaatatttatattcataattcCAGCCGGACCGACGAGTACGCGCGAAAGCGTCCAGTCGATTTGTCCGATGGCTTGCCCATCTCTTGCACAAACAACGAATGTTCGGTGTAAAGCAAACACGCATAAAATTAGTAGCGTTCGACACTTGTGCGACGCGATCTTCCTTGCGAAAACAAAGGTTCGGAATTCGATCGGACGATGGACCGAAGGGTGATGGACCGCGTCCATCGATCGTGACCGGTGGTCACACCCTCCCCCGATCGACCGGTTGACCATCGACGTTGACAGTTGGCACCGCGACACAATCGTCCGATAATTGGTTGATATTGTTCGGAATGCTCGAGTCCGAAGCAGCGCGCGCGCACGCATATGCCAGTCCGCGTATCCAAATGATCGTGTGCTCGATTGCTTTACGATTTGTTGGTGCAGTTTCTCCGATCAATCGGAAATATGAATTTATCGGCGATCACGTTACAGTATCTCCACGCATCCGCGAGAATTTATCGGCGATAGTATTACGACGATCGGAATAGAATGATAAATATCAGTCCCTACGATTCTATGAACCGTACGTTCTACCCTTGTTTGTCCTCGTAATCTTTCTCCACCATCGAATTCTTCTTTTGTATTGTGTCATACCTCGGATTCTATGTACGTGAAAATACACACGTTTCACGAGGTTAGTCGCAATTTTACGTATCTGCAAATACGAGCAATTCGATCCTTACCTTTCCTCGCTACactcttttccctttcttctttctctctgaGCAGTTTTTGACCAGTTCGAACGATAGCGAAACATTTTTCACGTTTCCAATCGAATGTCTGAAAATCCGACGAGTCATGGAACGTCTCGTCCCATGCCATATGTGCCATGGGCGCATCGTAGCTTGCCCTTCGCCAATTAATCGACTTTCCGATTAACCGCTGTCCAACTCGAATTACAAGCCCATAGTGTTAAACACAAATCCGGGGAAAAACGAAAAGTCGTCTTGCGATCAGTTTCTAGTGTCTTCGGTGTAATTCCGATTCAGTTTGTTCCCATTTCCGTTGAAAACGTTGGCCTACGAACAAAAAAAGGACGTTGTATATTCTCGAGAGTGGGGGTGGCCAGAAACTCATCGCACTTAAATgaatatatacatttacaaaGTCGAATGGGAATGCTCACACCCTAGAATTATACTCCCATTTAAAAGTCACCCCAATCGTCGCAGCAATTCGCCGCGGTTCGGGGCGTCTCAATTGAAAACAAGTGTAAATCGTCGCGGATCCGCGCTcatatattaaacaatttttttagccGTGATTTTCAAAGGTGACAGCTGTCACGTGCCGATTCGGCGGACTGGAACAACCGCGGAACCACGTTCCTTCCTTTCCAATATGTCACTGCACGTCCatcttcgaaatttcattttattcgtttctaCTTTCATAGAATAGAACGACATTGCGTTCAGTTAACCAGCTCCTTGCCACCATGCTATGGAACGATCGATCATGCGTCCAAATTTTACAACATCACCGGCTATTGTATGAATTAAGATACCTTTGATCGATGACTTTTCAATCGAAATCTACTATCGCTTGATCCCAGGGGAAAATGTAGCGGCCGTGTTAATGGTACATATTGTCCTAACGCGTTAACTCCCCCCGTTTTTGTTTCAAACAACTCTTTACGTCCTCTATCAACGTAGTGTTTTCCGAACATTGTACGagatataaacaaaatttaatgtTACCTCTGATATTACCTATATAAGAATAAGTAGTCAGTATACATAATTAGAATAACTAGAATCATCTAGCGGTgaagatatgaaatattaaCCGAAGAATacaagaataaatattttttattcataataAATCTCTTTGATCGTTATATCGAATTCTTTATTAACTTCTAACttggaaatatattttctcataCTGTctcatataatttcatttcccATAAATTATAGTTTTCATAACATAACCTTCTTCTTGCAACGATCGCTCAAACGACAAACGTCTGCCCTCACAGACAACACGTGATAAACATTTATAAGTTGTGACGTTTCTTGTATTCTAAATATTGTATTGCAAATTATAATACTTGCTTATCGTTGAAATATCgagattatttcaaatattataccGTCTCTATATGCAGAAATATGTGTATAAAATGCATCATGGATATAATATAACCTTAATGTTAAAGTGAAATATACACCAATACATACCAATTAGTGAATAGtaagttttataaagaaattgaaaatgtcAAGCGAAACGGAGAACGTACTCACTCATAAAACTCATAGAGAACGTAATGCCGGTCGTAaagcagaaaaaaagaaaaaaaagaaaagccatGTTCAAGAACTTACGGATAAACAGAAAAATCCAAAGGCATTTACATTTAATTCTGCGATTAAGGCAGAAAGACAATTTAGACGGAAACAGGATATAGAAACAAAGAAACAACACATACCATTGGTTGATAGAACTCCTCTTGAACCTCCTCCAATTTTAGTTGCTATTGTTGGCCCTCCGAAGGTTGGCAAATCTTTAGTTGTTCAATGTCTCATTAAGAGTTATGTGAAACAACCATTAACTAATATAGTTGGTCCTGTTACTGTAGTTTctgggaagaaaagaagaattacCTTTATGGAATGTAACAATGATATAAATAGTATGATAGACATTGCTAAAGTAGCAGACCTAGTGTTGCTCTTGGTAGATGCATCTTTTGGCTTTGAGatggaaatatttgaatttctaaacaTCTGTCAAGTTCATGGTATGCCTAGAATTATGGGTGTTTTAACTCACttagatttaataaaaaatgcaaaacAGTTGAAGAAAATCAAAAAGACGTTGAAACAAAGATTTTGGACGGAAGTCTATGCCGgagcaaaattattttatctatcTGGATTAATTCATGGAGAATATTTACgtacagaaataaaaaatttgggaAGATTTATTTCTGTCATGAAATTTAGACCATTGACTTGGCGGACCACGCATCCTTATATTCTAGCTGATAGAGTGGAAGATTTAACATCTCCAGAACTAATTAGACAAAATCCAAAAGTTGATAGGACAATAAGTTTATATGGGTATgtaaagaattatatatatatgtaaatattatatttcttttaatttttaatattaattttttgttaatatCGACAGGTATGTGAGAGGAATTCCATTAAATAAAGAGACATCTGTACATATTCCGGGTTGTGGCGATCTAAAGATCAAAGATGTTAGTTTTTTGCCAGATCCGTGTCCTTTGCCAGAAGAGTTAAAGAAACGTGCATTAGTAGAAAAGGAACGATTAATTTATGCACCTTTTTCCGGTGTTGGTGGTATAGTATATGACAAGGATGCTGTTTATGTTGAATTGGGTGGTAGTCATTCTcatcaagaagaagaagaaacaggtTTGGTTGGAGCTTTAATGGACACACAGGAAACATTAGATCAAAAGTTACAATACAGCGAGCTACAGTTATTTAGTGATGCTGCTCCAATAAAGTCACAGGATGTAAGCGAAGATTTAGACAGTTATAAGGGAGAAACTATAATTGATAATGGCAGGATCAGAAGAAAGGTTCTCTTTCCTGATTCTCAATCACTGGAGAATTTCTCCAATGTATCTGATGATAGCGATCAGGAAGATATCGCAGACGATCAGTTATGCAGCGATCAAGAGGAAGAAAGTGAGAATGATATTGAGGAAGTAGATGAAGTGAAAGCAAAGACTGAATCTTTGCAGACAGATAATGACGGTGAGAAAGAAACGTATAAAAAGAAAGGCCTTAAGAGAAAAAGTAAAACCTATAAaccagaaaatattaaaaagaggaaaagttcGTCAGATAATTCAAATCTGGAAGACAACGACGTATCTATTACGAAACAAACCTCTTTGAATTTGACAAAAGGTAGAATTTCAAATGTACCGAATGACATAGATGTTTATCGTTCTTTGAGCAAGGAATCGGATATCTTGGTAAAAAATAAGATTAAGGAAGCGCTCGACCAATTAAATGTAGATTCAAGTAAAACAAGCGAGAGGATAAATAGCGAAAGCGAAAGTTTTGACGAATTAAGCGATGGAGATTCACGAGGTGGATTAGAAATGGATGACTCGGAAGAGGAAATTGATTTTGGTGAAACTtccgaggaagaagaagaagaaaatatcgaaGCTAATaatatgaagaagaagaagagggaagaAGAAGTTGATGAGATCGAGGACGACGAAGAAGTTGAAGATGAATTAAAATGGAAATCAAACTTAGTCGAACAAGCCAGACAAGCATTCGATAGACGTCAGCAAACTAACAAAAATCTCATGAAAGTCGTTTACGGAGTGTTCGATAGGAACCGCACGAAAGAAGATGAGAAAGTGGAGAAAATCGAGCTCGAAAATGACGAAATAGGTGGTATCTTCCGTGTCGTTCAAGAAAAACAGAAACAAAAAGTACAGGAAAAAGAGTTGCAAAATCAAGAAGAATGTATATTTTTTCCGGAAACTCAACGGGATTGGttgaacgaagaaaataaaatacttgtAGTAAATCGTTTCGTAACCGGAAAGTGGAAAGAATCGGAAGATGCAGAAGAACTCTTAAAGTTAGATGATATGAATGACGAAGAATTGTACGGTGATTTCGAAGATATGGAAACTGGGGTAAAGCATGATGCAGAAAGTAGAAAAGAATCCATAACGGATGAAATGGAAGAAAGGGAAAAGCTcttggaaaagaagaaaaaattgaaggAACAATTTGATTTAGAGTATGATAACGGCGAATCTAAAACATATTACGACGAATTGAAACTTGAAGTTGAAAAACAAGCGAACTTAAACAAATCGGAATTTGAGGGATTAGACGATAACGTAAGGGTACAATTGGAAGGTTATCGCCCAGGTATGTACGTGCGTGTCGAAATTGAAACTGTGCCGTGTGAACTGGTTACTAATTTGGATCCTACATATCCATTAATTATTGGAGGATTGTTACATGGGGAAGAGAATATAGGATACGTACAAACAAGAATAAAAAAGCATCGATGGTATCCGAAGATCCTGAAGAGCAAAGATCCATTAATACTTTCTGTAGGTTGGCGTCGATTCCAGACGTTACCAGTTTTCTCAAAATTAGAAGACAACTTGAAAAATAGAATGTTAAAATATACTCCAGAACATATTGCCTGTATGGCACATTTTTGGGGTCCTGTTACACCACAAAGTACAGGAGTCCTGGCAGTTCAGGATGTTGCCACTAGGGTACCAGGTTTTAGAATAGCGGCAACAGGTTCTATCGTAGAGATGGACAAAAGCACACAGATCatgaaaaaattgaaacttaCTGGTTTTCCGatgaaaatttataagaaaacaGCTTTTATAAAAGATATGTTTAACTCGGCACTCGAAGTTGCTAAATTTGAGGGTGCTAGAATAAAAACCGTATCCGGTATACGCGGTCAAATAAAGAAAGCTGTATCAAAGCCAGAGGGATGTTTCCGTGCGACATTCGAAGACAAAATACTTTTGAGTGATATTGTTTTCTGTCGAACTTGGTATAAGATTGACGTTCCAAAATTTTATAATCCTGTTACATCGCTCTTGTTACCTGTCGAAGAAAAGAATCAATGGCAAGGAATGAAGACAACTGGACAattaaagagagaaaagaacatACGTGCCCCTGCTAACAAAGATTCTATGTATACACCTATCGAGAGAATGATAAAAGTGTTCAAACCTTTGTCTATTCCTCGAAGTTTACAGAAAGAGCTCCCGTACCAAGACAAACCAAAATTAATGCCAGCATCGGAACACAAGCCAAACTTCAAGAAAGGCAGAATAGCAGTAATACGTGAACCAGATGAAGCTAACGTAGCGAAGCTGATGAGAATGATTAAGACCAATTACGCTTATAAACAAAAACAACTTAAAGAAGCTACTAAACAAAGAATCGAGGGACATCAAGCTAAAATTACTGCCATTGAAGCACGAAAACTTAAACGGCAAAAAGAATTGAAGAAACAAGTGTTTAGAGAACTTAgtaaattagaaaagaaaaaaaagtcaTAGTGTATACTTGTTTATAAAATGTATTGCATTCTAATAAATAGGCCGGCAGTTATCTTTTAccattttttacttttgttcCGTGCACGTTTTGATTGTCCGTATTCTTATGTAAACAATTAAAactgtatatattataataaagcagttgtcaaaatatttgttttactgCATATATTTTAGATAAGTTACagaattgttatatattatgaaaatatattattagttcatataaaataataacaactTTATATgcaatgtatttataatatagcTTGTGATCCACGCCATGAGGCAATAGTATGGTGTCCTGTTGAATAATTATCTCCACTCTAAAACCAATGAGAGAAGGATAGTTTGgatattttttttgttttgaatatttctattattctgATTACCTGCGTCAACATTAGCAATTCGTCTTGAGTGTCGACGATTTTAACGGGAAATGGAGATCCAGGTACAAGGACGCCTGCCCAACGAACTTCGACTCTATAATCACCTGGTTCCGTTGGATCGTACCGACATAAGATTATCCGATCCTTCTGAGTCTCTCTCTGCATCTCTACTCTAAACGCTCCTTTAGGGCCACGAACCCTCACCGTTAGTTGACCGGCGCCGGCTCCACGAGTGTCGCAAATAAAACGTGACTGAAATGTTGCTAATACTCCGTGTTCTATACCTGGCCCGTAAACTCGAAcctattatcaaaaatatttttcgccaCTCATCTTTCTCGTTCATAGATATCATTTCAAATCGAAATAAGAACATTCCGTATCAAAATATAGATCCTACGATACCTTTGAAGCATCTGGAGCACCGGAAACGCGTAACGTAAAAGGTGAGCCAGGGACATGTTCTCCGGCGTATTTAATGGTTAATGCATGACGTCCAGCTTCTTGAGGTTTTACGTTCAATGTAAACGTTGCATCACCGTGATCGTATAATTCGCAATAAGCAACCTTATGAGGACCAACGCAATGAGCCGTTAATTCgcctaaatataaaaaaatatttagatttaattcacacaattaaataacaaaaataatgagTATAATACATACCAGGCCCAGCACGTCTTGTATCAATAAAACTTCTTATTTCCTGACCGACTATACCATGTTTCAATCCATCTCCGGAACAAATAACTCGCGACGCGTCAGCTGCACTCGTTACATTTATTTGTAAAGGGCATCCTTTCAGCTGTCTCCCATTCCAAGACACAGTCATTAAAAGAGGATCAGGCGTTAATGGTATGTAACTTGCTCGATAAACGCTGTCACCTATACGTGAAAACATAATTTAAGCAACaaattatgacgtaatacaaaAAGATCatagttatacataataaaagatataattacCCAAATGTTGTAACATTACATTAAGTTCGCTAGTTGGTGAAAATAACTGAACTTTTGGCGTGCCTGTGCCAGCTTGAGAACCATCTATTGTGAAACTAACTTCTTCTCCGCACTTTGCTGATGTTAAACCTCTTCCCCTTAGCAAAACTCGACTCGTATCTTGTATAGGCGGCTAAAAATAAGAGAGTAATACTAATTTGCCACAGTTATAATAGTATAAACATAATCCTGAACAGTTAAATACCTCTACGTCTTGAACAATTGCTAATTTTGGAGCCCCTGGGAATGGTATtccattaaataatatttctaaacgATGTTCCCCACCATTTAATTCTGGCGGAATGAGTTTCAGTCTATTATTTGAAGTCATTTCAAAAGACAACATATGATCTCCTATTTTTCCAGTAAGTTCACCAGGTCCAGCTTCAGCAGtgtcgaaattaattttatttgatgGATGTAACTTTAATCGCCCAACATCATCGCATACAGCCGGCCAGCCACcttagaaaaataaagaaaatatttataaaaattaatatattatttttataatagcaACAACAATAAAGATTATTGTTATTTACCAATTACTCGTAGATTCCGTGTATCTATGATTTTTGGATGCCAGGGAGATCCTGGAAGTTGTTGACCAGCAGATACTACTCGAATGTCAAATACCCCAACTTCAGTTGGGACATAGGACACATTCCAGGTACCCGGGTTAGCTCCGGCTTCAATTATCGCTTTCGAAACGCTATCCGGGCCATCTACCTAAAGAAGCATAGTAATACATCGTAATAAAGCACggtaaaaaaaggaataaaactataaaatataataatatccaTGAAGAATGTaagtcaaatgaaatattacactTCTTGCTAAGTACCTGAACTGCTGGAGGGCTTCTGGTGCCAGTAACGATAAAATGTGCTGTTTTGTCGGCATGACCGCTTAATAAACCTTCTCCTTTTGCACGAGCTTGTCCAGCTGCATCAACTGTACATATTAATGGGCTGTCTGGTATAGGACACCCAcctgaataaaaaaataattttccttaTTTCTCTAAAGTACTTTTTACATTAAACATTTTAGTGTATACCTAAGTGTATGTATATTAATCTTACCATATGTGATATTAATCATGTATGTACCAGGTACGCTAGGAGAAAATTCAACCATCTCTGCACCATCGTTGAGCGGAGTAACTTGTAACGGAAGTTCTTGACCCAGTGGACTTGTCGCTACTACATCCAAATCCGCCATTCCAGCATCTGTTTTTATTACTATAACAATTTAtgattacaattataataaaaatgttattttattttgcgaaacaaaaaatatatgcatgtattaataattttattattatacttttGAAAGCGATGTGGTCATGTACAGATACTATCATTGGTCCCAGTTCTTGCAGTTTCActttggaaatatcgaaagcttGACAGAAAAAAGGTGAACCTAAAACTGGCTTTGTGCCTTGTAAGACATCAATCTTATACGTCCCTAATAAAATGGGAATATTTCAACTATTAggtataataatattactaGTATTACTActtgcatttttaaattacataccGACAGTATTTGTAGTAAACTCGGCGAGTAAATTTCCATCTCGATGCTGATAACATCGAACTGGAACTGCATTACCTTGTGGTCCGCTAATTACTACATCAAATTCTTTCCCAGGACTTCCTAAAGTTTCGATAGTAAATGAGGTCACTTTGCCAACGCATGATTGGTATAATCCTAATCCTGTCGCAGTTACTTCTCTTCCTCCAGTAGGACCACGAACTGTCACATCCAATGGGCTTCCTAACAAAAAATCACACAGTGAATAATGTAAATGAACTAAAATATTAACAGATAACTATAAAATTAGACAATAAATACTGTACCCAATATATGAACTTCGTTATATTTTATGTGGATTTTATGAGGAGCTGCTCGCGTAGGATgaaacattatatcgtattgaCCATTTTCTCCTTCTCTAACTACGCTATCGACATCAGCTCCAGCGGCGCGTACATTTACGGTCAACTTTCCGGGTCCGGCTTCTTTTGGTGCAACAACTagagaattttaaagaattatttagaatagaaatattttatatttattttaatataaaattacattttacacgTTATACCTATTATGGTTCCTGGTCGATGACAAACTACATCTGACACTTCCTTAATTGTTACTTTTCCAGGATCAAAAGCTTGAAGTGTCTGAGAACTAATTATCTTGTGACCATCACTGAATATTACGCTGTAGGTGCCGACCTGTCGTGTACGAATTTCTACTCGATATAAATTGGATGATAATTTCGTCAATGTGCACGGAATAATTATACCATCGGGGCCTATATCAGACGCGCAGTTGAATTATAATGTTACAGGATGcattatataacaatattaatatatgAAACATAAGCTTACCTGTAACCTCTGCAGATACAGGCCCCTCTAATCCTGGCATTTCTAAGTCCATATATGCTGTATTTCCAACACGGATCATAGATGGTCCATCTAACATTGTACTAATCACTGGACATTTGAACGGACTCCCTATT
The Bombus terrestris chromosome 10, iyBomTerr1.2, whole genome shotgun sequence genome window above contains:
- the LOC100649776 gene encoding ribosome biogenesis protein BMS1 homolog isoform X1, with amino-acid sequence MSSETENVLTHKTHRERNAGRKAEKKKKKKSHVQELTDKQKNPKAFTFNSAIKAERQFRRKQDIETKKQHIPLVDRTPLEPPPILVAIVGPPKVGKSLVVQCLIKSYVKQPLTNIVGPVTVVSGKKRRITFMECNNDINSMIDIAKVADLVLLLVDASFGFEMEIFEFLNICQVHGMPRIMGVLTHLDLIKNAKQLKKIKKTLKQRFWTEVYAGAKLFYLSGLIHGEYLRTEIKNLGRFISVMKFRPLTWRTTHPYILADRVEDLTSPELIRQNPKVDRTISLYGYVRGIPLNKETSVHIPGCGDLKIKDVSFLPDPCPLPEELKKRALVEKERLIYAPFSGVGGIVYDKDAVYVELGGSHSHQEEEETGLVGALMDTQETLDQKLQYSELQLFSDAAPIKSQDVSEDLDSYKGETIIDNGRIRRKVLFPDSQSLENFSNVSDDSDQEDIADDQLCSDQEEESENDIEEVDEVKAKTESLQTDNDGEKETYKKKGLKRKSKTYKPENIKKRKSSSDNSNLEDNDVSITKQTSLNLTKGRISNVPNDIDVYRSLSKESDILVKNKIKEALDQLNVDSSKTSERINSESESFDELSDGDSRGGLEMDDSEEEIDFGETSEEEEEENIEANNMKKKKREEEVDEIEDDEEVEDELKWKSNLVEQARQAFDRRQQTNKNLMKVVYGVFDRNRTKEDEKVEKIELENDEIGGIFRVVQEKQKQKVQEKELQNQEECIFFPETQRDWLNEENKILVVNRFVTGKWKESEDAEELLKLDDMNDEELYGDFEDMETGVKHDAESRKESITDEMEEREKLLEKKKKLKEQFDLEYDNGESKTYYDELKLEVEKQANLNKSEFEGLDDNVRVQLEGYRPGMYVRVEIETVPCELVTNLDPTYPLIIGGLLHGEENIGYVQTRIKKHRWYPKILKSKDPLILSVGWRRFQTLPVFSKLEDNLKNRMLKYTPEHIACMAHFWGPVTPQSTGVLAVQDVATRVPGFRIAATGSIVEMDKSTQIMKKLKLTGFPMKIYKKTAFIKDMFNSALEVAKFEGARIKTVSGIRGQIKKAVSKPEGCFRATFEDKILLSDIVFCRTWYKIDVPKFYNPVTSLLLPVEEKNQWQGMKTTGQLKREKNIRAPANKDSMYTPIERMIKVFKPLSIPRSLQKELPYQDKPKLMPASEHKPNFKKGRIAVIREPDEANVAKLMRMIKTNYAYKQKQLKEATKQRIEGHQAKITAIEARKLKRQKELKKQVFRELSKLEKKKKS
- the LOC100649776 gene encoding ribosome biogenesis protein BMS1 homolog isoform X2 is translated as MECNNDINSMIDIAKVADLVLLLVDASFGFEMEIFEFLNICQVHGMPRIMGVLTHLDLIKNAKQLKKIKKTLKQRFWTEVYAGAKLFYLSGLIHGEYLRTEIKNLGRFISVMKFRPLTWRTTHPYILADRVEDLTSPELIRQNPKVDRTISLYGYVRGIPLNKETSVHIPGCGDLKIKDVSFLPDPCPLPEELKKRALVEKERLIYAPFSGVGGIVYDKDAVYVELGGSHSHQEEEETGLVGALMDTQETLDQKLQYSELQLFSDAAPIKSQDVSEDLDSYKGETIIDNGRIRRKVLFPDSQSLENFSNVSDDSDQEDIADDQLCSDQEEESENDIEEVDEVKAKTESLQTDNDGEKETYKKKGLKRKSKTYKPENIKKRKSSSDNSNLEDNDVSITKQTSLNLTKGRISNVPNDIDVYRSLSKESDILVKNKIKEALDQLNVDSSKTSERINSESESFDELSDGDSRGGLEMDDSEEEIDFGETSEEEEEENIEANNMKKKKREEEVDEIEDDEEVEDELKWKSNLVEQARQAFDRRQQTNKNLMKVVYGVFDRNRTKEDEKVEKIELENDEIGGIFRVVQEKQKQKVQEKELQNQEECIFFPETQRDWLNEENKILVVNRFVTGKWKESEDAEELLKLDDMNDEELYGDFEDMETGVKHDAESRKESITDEMEEREKLLEKKKKLKEQFDLEYDNGESKTYYDELKLEVEKQANLNKSEFEGLDDNVRVQLEGYRPGMYVRVEIETVPCELVTNLDPTYPLIIGGLLHGEENIGYVQTRIKKHRWYPKILKSKDPLILSVGWRRFQTLPVFSKLEDNLKNRMLKYTPEHIACMAHFWGPVTPQSTGVLAVQDVATRVPGFRIAATGSIVEMDKSTQIMKKLKLTGFPMKIYKKTAFIKDMFNSALEVAKFEGARIKTVSGIRGQIKKAVSKPEGCFRATFEDKILLSDIVFCRTWYKIDVPKFYNPVTSLLLPVEEKNQWQGMKTTGQLKREKNIRAPANKDSMYTPIERMIKVFKPLSIPRSLQKELPYQDKPKLMPASEHKPNFKKGRIAVIREPDEANVAKLMRMIKTNYAYKQKQLKEATKQRIEGHQAKITAIEARKLKRQKELKKQVFRELSKLEKKKKS